The proteins below come from a single Thermotoga sp. KOL6 genomic window:
- the glpK gene encoding glycerol kinase GlpK encodes MAYILSLDQGTTSSRAIVFDERGNILSKVNKEFKQIYPKPGWVEHDPLEIWESQLEVAKKALEEANIKPEEIAAIGITNQRETTIVWDKNTGKPVYNAIVWQCRRTAPICDELKEKGYSDFIRERTGLVIDAYFSGTKIKWILDNVEGIREKAKKGEVLFGNVDTWLIWNLTGGKVHVTDYSNASRTMIFNIHKLDWDDEILELLNIPRAMLPQVMPSSYIYGYTSKELFGVEIPIAGDAGDQQAALFGQACFQPGMVKNTYGTGCFLLMNTGKKAYESKEGLLTTIAWGIKDEVYYALEGSIFITGAAVQWLRDGLKIISNAAETEELATKVPDNGGVYFVPAFVGLGAPYWDMYARGLIIGITRGTTKEHIVRAVLESISYQTRDVLEVMEKDTNIKVETLRVDGGAVVNNFLMQFQSDILGVPVERPVVNETTALGAAYLAGLAVGYWKDQNEIAQLWQLDRRFEPSMSQEERERLYSRWKEAVARALGWEKR; translated from the coding sequence ATCAAGGGACAACAAGTTCAAGGGCCATCGTTTTTGATGAAAGAGGGAACATCCTTTCAAAGGTGAACAAAGAATTCAAGCAGATCTATCCTAAACCAGGATGGGTCGAACACGATCCGTTAGAAATCTGGGAATCACAACTTGAAGTCGCTAAAAAAGCTCTGGAAGAGGCAAACATCAAGCCAGAGGAAATAGCCGCGATAGGTATTACGAACCAGAGAGAAACTACCATCGTATGGGATAAAAACACTGGAAAGCCGGTATACAACGCCATTGTATGGCAGTGTAGAAGAACCGCTCCTATCTGTGACGAGTTAAAAGAGAAAGGATACTCAGATTTCATCCGTGAAAGAACTGGCCTTGTGATAGACGCCTACTTTTCCGGAACGAAAATCAAATGGATTCTCGACAATGTTGAAGGAATCAGGGAAAAGGCAAAAAAAGGTGAGGTTCTTTTTGGAAACGTTGATACATGGCTTATCTGGAATCTCACTGGCGGAAAAGTTCACGTCACAGATTACTCCAACGCCTCTAGAACCATGATTTTCAACATCCATAAACTTGATTGGGATGACGAGATTCTTGAGCTGTTGAATATTCCCAGAGCGATGCTCCCCCAGGTGATGCCATCGAGTTACATTTACGGTTACACAAGCAAAGAACTTTTCGGAGTCGAAATACCCATTGCAGGAGACGCGGGTGATCAACAGGCGGCTCTCTTCGGTCAAGCATGTTTCCAACCTGGAATGGTCAAAAACACCTATGGAACAGGATGTTTCCTTCTGATGAACACAGGAAAGAAGGCATACGAATCCAAAGAAGGACTCCTAACAACCATTGCTTGGGGTATAAAAGATGAAGTCTATTACGCTCTGGAGGGTAGTATATTCATAACAGGAGCAGCTGTCCAATGGCTTAGAGACGGTTTGAAAATCATATCGAATGCTGCAGAAACGGAAGAACTTGCTACAAAAGTTCCGGATAACGGAGGAGTGTATTTTGTGCCCGCTTTCGTCGGTCTAGGAGCACCCTATTGGGATATGTATGCAAGGGGTCTGATCATAGGTATCACCAGGGGGACAACAAAAGAACACATTGTCAGAGCCGTGCTGGAATCTATATCTTACCAGACAAGAGATGTTTTGGAAGTTATGGAAAAAGACACCAACATAAAAGTCGAAACTCTTCGAGTCGATGGAGGCGCTGTCGTGAACAACTTTTTGATGCAGTTCCAGTCGGATATACTCGGTGTCCCCGTTGAAAGACCTGTTGTGAACGAAACAACTGCTTTGGGTGCAGCGTACCTTGCAGGACTAGCTGTTGGCTACTGGAAAGATCAAAACGAAATCGCACAACTCTGGCAATTAGATAGGAGATTTGAACCCTCTATGTCTCAAGAAGAGAGAGAGAGGTTGTATTCAAGGTGGAAAGAAGCAGTTGCAAGAGCATTGGGTTGGGAAAAACGGTGA
- a CDS encoding NAD(P)/FAD-dependent oxidoreductase, with product MRVVVIGAGVFGSLIARELTKYDVEVILIEKNLDVGWGVTKANSAIVHAGYDDPPGSVRAQFCAKGNMMYEDLSKELDFDFKRIGSFVVAFNEEELEELEKLLKQGEENGVPGLTILERDEILSMEPNLNPEIKYALYAPTAGITEPWMVAIAAVENGVKNGLKLILGEKVVGFVKSNGRITELITNKSHYHADVVINCAGLHGDEISKMAGAEYVPLHPRKGEYILLDKKLQGLVRRVIFPTPTKISKGILVLPTVDGGILLGPTAEDLPEDMKDRPITTKEGLEKVREFTKRLVPSLDFSLTVKTFSGLRPESPQKDFFIKASDTVKNFVNVIATRSPGLTAAPAVAKYVVEELIQEKMKLPLIKKKDFDPTRERIPHYSSLPIEKWQEEIKKDPRAGRLVCFCNEVTEKEIVEAIRRGARTLDGIKFRTRAMFGRCQGGFCMVRILKILEKELEVDMSEIRMKSENSWVVDGKVRE from the coding sequence TTGAGAGTGGTCGTTATAGGAGCAGGTGTTTTTGGATCTCTCATAGCAAGAGAGCTTACAAAGTACGACGTGGAAGTGATTCTCATCGAGAAAAATCTTGATGTAGGTTGGGGTGTTACGAAGGCAAACTCTGCCATTGTACACGCAGGATATGACGACCCACCTGGAAGTGTTCGTGCCCAGTTCTGTGCGAAAGGAAACATGATGTACGAAGATCTTTCTAAGGAATTGGATTTCGACTTCAAGAGAATTGGATCGTTCGTCGTTGCTTTTAACGAAGAAGAATTGGAGGAGTTAGAGAAACTCCTTAAACAAGGTGAGGAAAATGGTGTACCAGGGCTCACTATATTAGAAAGAGACGAAATATTGTCCATGGAACCAAATTTGAATCCAGAGATCAAGTACGCTTTGTACGCACCAACGGCAGGTATAACGGAACCATGGATGGTCGCCATTGCCGCTGTGGAAAACGGAGTGAAGAATGGATTAAAATTGATCCTCGGTGAAAAAGTGGTAGGATTCGTCAAATCTAATGGAAGGATAACTGAACTCATAACGAATAAATCTCATTATCATGCGGACGTAGTTATAAACTGTGCAGGTCTTCATGGAGACGAAATCTCGAAAATGGCTGGTGCGGAATACGTTCCCCTTCATCCCAGAAAAGGAGAATACATACTCCTTGACAAGAAGCTCCAAGGTCTGGTGAGGAGGGTTATATTCCCTACTCCAACAAAGATATCAAAAGGCATTCTCGTTCTTCCAACTGTAGATGGTGGCATATTGCTCGGACCAACTGCTGAAGATCTTCCAGAAGATATGAAAGATAGACCTATCACCACAAAAGAAGGCTTGGAAAAAGTCCGAGAATTCACCAAAAGACTCGTTCCATCTCTTGATTTCTCACTCACCGTGAAGACCTTTTCAGGACTCAGACCGGAGAGCCCTCAAAAAGACTTCTTCATAAAAGCCAGTGATACGGTAAAAAATTTTGTGAACGTCATCGCCACAAGATCTCCAGGACTCACAGCCGCTCCAGCTGTAGCGAAATACGTTGTAGAAGAGCTCATTCAAGAGAAAATGAAGCTCCCCTTAATCAAGAAGAAAGATTTCGATCCAACGAGAGAGAGAATACCACACTACTCGTCTCTTCCCATAGAAAAATGGCAGGAGGAAATAAAAAAAGATCCACGTGCAGGAAGACTAGTTTGTTTCTGCAATGAAGTTACAGAAAAAGAGATTGTGGAAGCAATAAGAAGAGGAGCAAGAACACTCGATGGAATAAAATTCAGAACCCGTGCAATGTTTGGAAGATGCCAGGGAGGTTTTTGCATGGTGAGAATCCTTAAAATACTCGAGAAAGAACTAGAAGTGGATATGTCTGAGATCAGAATGAAGTCGGAAAACAGTTGGGTTGTAGATGGGAAGGTGAGAGAATGA
- a CDS encoding NAD(P)/FAD-dependent oxidoreductase, with product MKVDVMVIGAGAAGMAAALKAKEEGAEVLLVERDERTGGILNQCIHNGFGLHYFKQELTGPEYAERFQEKMEKLGIKVLTNAYVKSVGNKEVIVVTENGIEEVRVKALVYATGARERPFGNLMIPGDRPSGIFTAGVAQRLINIENRLPGKRALILGSGDIGLIMARRLTLEGMEVVGVVERLPYAGGLLRNVIQCLEDYNIPLYLSSTVVEVRGRERLEEVVVAKVDEQYRPIPGTEKIFKVDTLVLSVGLIPQVELIENLVIKNLTSKGIATSNIGQTSEDWIFSAGNCTVIFDLVDYVSYEGETAGRYAAMLAKGEIFDHRIPVKPGKNVMVVHPTWYSPVDNLTLYLRVKKPMERGRLMVGTYEKVFEDIVPSEMLRVKIPEKNITGLDEIVVSVEEVD from the coding sequence ATGAAGGTAGATGTGATGGTAATAGGGGCGGGAGCCGCCGGAATGGCAGCTGCTTTGAAAGCAAAAGAAGAGGGAGCAGAAGTTCTCCTTGTCGAACGAGATGAAAGAACTGGTGGCATTCTGAACCAATGTATACACAATGGATTTGGTCTCCACTATTTTAAGCAAGAACTCACAGGCCCAGAGTACGCAGAAAGATTCCAGGAAAAAATGGAAAAATTGGGAATAAAAGTCCTGACTAACGCTTACGTAAAGAGTGTTGGAAACAAAGAAGTAATCGTGGTTACAGAAAATGGTATTGAAGAGGTGAGGGTCAAAGCACTGGTGTATGCAACAGGAGCAAGGGAAAGACCCTTCGGAAATCTCATGATTCCTGGAGATAGACCCTCTGGGATATTCACGGCGGGTGTCGCTCAAAGACTCATAAACATAGAGAATCGCCTTCCAGGAAAAAGAGCTCTCATACTCGGCTCAGGAGATATAGGCCTTATCATGGCAAGAAGACTCACCCTTGAAGGAATGGAAGTTGTAGGGGTAGTCGAACGTCTTCCGTACGCCGGCGGGCTCCTCAGAAATGTGATCCAATGTCTTGAAGATTACAACATACCCCTCTATCTTTCCAGTACGGTGGTTGAAGTGAGAGGAAGAGAAAGACTGGAAGAAGTTGTCGTCGCAAAGGTGGACGAACAATATAGACCGATCCCTGGTACCGAAAAAATCTTTAAGGTGGATACACTTGTTCTTTCGGTGGGTCTCATTCCTCAAGTAGAACTAATAGAAAACTTAGTGATAAAGAATCTCACCTCCAAAGGTATAGCAACTTCCAATATAGGTCAAACCTCTGAGGATTGGATCTTTTCTGCAGGGAACTGTACCGTTATATTCGATCTCGTCGATTACGTCAGTTACGAAGGTGAAACTGCTGGTCGATACGCTGCCATGCTCGCAAAAGGTGAGATTTTCGACCATAGAATTCCCGTGAAACCCGGTAAAAACGTTATGGTGGTACATCCCACTTGGTACTCTCCAGTTGATAACCTTACTCTTTATCTGAGAGTGAAAAAACCAATGGAGAGAGGTAGGTTGATGGTGGGTACTTATGAAAAGGTGTTCGAAGATATCGTTCCAAGTGAAATGTTGAGAGTGAAAATTCCGGAAAAAAATATCACAGGACTCGATGAAATCGTGGTGTCCGTAGAGGAGGTGGATTGA
- a CDS encoding DUF1667 domain-containing protein translates to MFKNVVCVQCPIGCKIKVELTDDGHIKSITGNKCPRGLEYAKDEIQDPKRVVPTSIRVLNGELPLASVKTDKPIPKRFIPELMKIVKEVKVEAPVKAGDVVLKDLFGTGANLVVTRTVRRLENGSQKFQENRAGGGNG, encoded by the coding sequence ATGTTCAAAAATGTTGTTTGCGTTCAATGTCCAATAGGGTGTAAAATTAAGGTAGAGCTAACTGATGATGGTCATATAAAATCTATAACGGGGAACAAATGTCCAAGAGGTCTTGAATACGCAAAAGACGAAATACAAGATCCCAAAAGAGTCGTTCCAACAAGTATAAGGGTGCTAAACGGCGAATTACCGCTCGCTTCTGTAAAAACGGACAAACCGATCCCGAAAAGATTCATTCCAGAGCTCATGAAGATTGTCAAAGAAGTAAAAGTAGAAGCACCGGTTAAAGCAGGTGACGTTGTTTTAAAAGACCTTTTTGGAACAGGAGCAAACCTTGTTGTAACAAGGACCGTAAGGAGGTTAGAAAATGGATCCCAAAAATTTCAAGAAAATCGCGCTGGTGGGGGCAACGGTTAA
- a CDS encoding CoA-binding protein: MDPKNFKKIALVGATVNPRKYGNIILKDLISKGYEVLPVNPKYEEIEGLKVYKSVEKLPKDVDVIVFVVPPNVALEETKKAYKSGFRKFWYQPGAFSSDIKEFLSNLKDVEYSTEKCIMVATSDSIGFLSL, from the coding sequence ATGGATCCCAAAAATTTCAAGAAAATCGCGCTGGTGGGGGCAACGGTTAATCCCAGAAAGTACGGAAACATCATATTGAAAGATCTAATATCGAAAGGATACGAAGTTTTACCGGTTAATCCCAAATACGAAGAAATAGAAGGATTGAAAGTGTACAAAAGTGTAGAAAAACTACCGAAGGATGTAGACGTAATAGTGTTCGTTGTTCCGCCGAACGTTGCCCTAGAAGAGACGAAAAAGGCCTATAAGTCTGGATTCAGAAAGTTTTGGTATCAACCGGGTGCATTTTCCTCGGATATAAAGGAATTTCTGAGTAATCTAAAAGATGTAGAATATTCAACTGAAAAATGCATCATGGTTGCAACGTCAGATTCCATAGGTTTCTTGAGCTTGTAG
- a CDS encoding glycerol-3-phosphate responsive antiterminator — MFKGVIAAIWDMDALGEVKPNVVFLLKSDILNLKFHIKILKDREKTVFVDMDFVEGLGEGEEAVLFVKKSGADGIITIKPKNYMVAKRKGIPAVLRFFALDSKAVERGVEQIESLDADVVEILPGLVAPKVAKKLPGRTIIAAGLVETVQEAQEILKHVSAISTSSRNLWNLTLQP; from the coding sequence ATGTTCAAAGGAGTAATCGCAGCAATTTGGGATATGGACGCGCTGGGGGAAGTAAAACCGAACGTCGTATTTCTCTTAAAAAGTGATATATTGAATTTAAAATTTCACATAAAAATATTGAAAGACAGAGAAAAAACGGTCTTCGTGGATATGGATTTTGTAGAAGGTCTAGGGGAAGGAGAAGAAGCAGTTTTGTTCGTAAAGAAATCTGGTGCTGACGGTATCATCACAATCAAACCAAAAAACTACATGGTTGCCAAAAGGAAAGGAATTCCAGCCGTTCTCAGATTCTTTGCTCTTGATTCAAAAGCTGTTGAAAGGGGTGTAGAGCAGATTGAATCTCTCGACGCCGACGTTGTGGAGATTCTGCCGGGGCTTGTTGCACCGAAAGTGGCCAAAAAGTTACCCGGCAGAACGATAATTGCCGCCGGGCTTGTTGAAACCGTTCAGGAAGCCCAAGAAATTTTGAAACACGTCAGTGCGATCTCTACAAGCTCAAGAAACCTATGGAATCTGACGTTGCAACCATGA
- the rsmA gene encoding 16S rRNA (adenine(1518)-N(6)/adenine(1519)-N(6))-dimethyltransferase RsmA, with product MKTSYYLKKHNIKLKKHLGQVFLSDDRVARRIVREAKITPEDLVVEIGAGAGTLTEELAKTGARVIAYEIDKTLSPILEERLSKYSNVEIKYENFLEARDIPKGAVCVSNIPYNITGPIIERIIELEFKKGIIMVQKEVGERILAQPGKKVFGYLSVVVQAFYVVRKLFDVSKSHFIPNPEVDSTVIEMTRKQTNLCYSKFRKFVSMIFAKKRKTLKNNLKPFISIFEGVDLSKRAEQLSTEEIIKLYEMWRRGIECSKE from the coding sequence TTGAAGACATCTTATTACTTGAAAAAACATAACATAAAGCTTAAAAAACACTTGGGGCAGGTTTTTCTGTCGGATGATCGTGTGGCAAGACGTATTGTGAGAGAAGCGAAAATCACTCCTGAAGATTTGGTTGTGGAGATCGGAGCCGGTGCAGGTACATTAACTGAAGAGTTGGCAAAGACTGGAGCGAGGGTTATTGCATACGAAATAGATAAAACCCTTTCTCCTATTCTCGAAGAGAGACTCTCGAAATATTCGAATGTGGAAATAAAGTATGAGAATTTTCTCGAAGCGAGGGATATTCCCAAAGGAGCAGTATGCGTTTCCAACATCCCCTATAACATAACAGGACCGATAATAGAAAGAATCATAGAGCTGGAGTTTAAAAAAGGTATCATCATGGTTCAGAAAGAAGTAGGTGAAAGAATCTTAGCACAGCCTGGAAAGAAGGTGTTTGGATATCTTTCCGTTGTTGTTCAGGCCTTTTACGTAGTCAGAAAACTTTTTGATGTCTCGAAATCTCACTTTATACCAAACCCAGAGGTAGATTCAACGGTTATCGAGATGACAAGGAAACAGACCAATCTGTGTTACTCGAAGTTCAGAAAGTTCGTCTCCATGATTTTTGCCAAGAAAAGGAAAACGCTTAAAAACAATCTAAAACCGTTTATCTCGATTTTCGAAGGCGTAGATCTTTCAAAGCGGGCCGAACAACTTTCAACGGAAGAAATCATAAAACTCTATGAAATGTGGAGGAGGGGAATTGAATGTTCAAAGGAGTAA
- a CDS encoding glycoside hydrolase family 57 protein codes for MRGKILIFLHAHLPYVHHPEHDHFLEERWLFEAITETYIPLLMMFDEIKDFRLTMSITPPLMEMLSSKDLQEKYERHMKKLIELSEKEIERTKSEHPRKHKMAKFYREHFQKVLDVFRSYGGNILEGFKKYQKAGKLEIVTCNATHAFLPLYQMYPEVVNAQIAVGVKNYEKHMGQHPRGIWLAESGYYQGLDLYLAQNNLEYFFVDSHAFWFADEQPRYGVYRPVMTPNGVFVFARDPESSEQVWSATVGYPGDSRYREFYRDIGFDRELDYIKDYIDPSGVRVNTGIKYHKITSKSLDVSQKDYYDIDEAMEAVEEHAWDFLHKKERQVENLMNVMDVEPVIVAPFDAELFGHWWFEGVQFLKRFFELVNESRLLKLVTASEVVDSLEEVQIVTPADSSWGAGGYYETWLNGTNDWIYRHLHEMIERMVDLSRKFYNSADPLVERVLNQMLRELFLAQSSDWAFIMTTRTSVEYAVNRTRLHIKRFLDLYDQLVSGRINEKVLEYYEWVDAIFPEINFRVMARDVI; via the coding sequence ATGCGAGGGAAAATTTTAATATTTCTTCACGCTCATCTTCCCTATGTTCACCACCCCGAACACGATCATTTTCTAGAGGAGAGATGGCTTTTTGAAGCGATAACGGAAACTTACATACCCCTTTTGATGATGTTTGATGAAATAAAAGATTTCAGACTCACAATGTCCATCACCCCTCCATTGATGGAAATGCTTTCTTCCAAAGATTTGCAAGAGAAGTACGAAAGGCACATGAAAAAGCTCATCGAACTTTCAGAGAAAGAGATTGAAAGGACGAAGTCTGAGCATCCGAGAAAGCACAAAATGGCAAAATTTTACAGAGAGCACTTTCAGAAAGTTTTGGACGTGTTTCGCTCTTACGGTGGGAACATATTGGAAGGGTTCAAAAAATATCAGAAGGCTGGTAAGCTGGAAATAGTAACTTGTAACGCCACTCATGCTTTCCTGCCGTTGTACCAAATGTATCCTGAAGTGGTGAATGCTCAAATAGCTGTTGGTGTAAAGAACTACGAGAAGCATATGGGACAACATCCAAGGGGCATTTGGTTAGCGGAAAGCGGGTACTATCAGGGGTTGGATCTCTACTTGGCGCAAAATAACTTAGAATACTTTTTCGTTGATTCCCATGCGTTTTGGTTCGCCGATGAACAGCCAAGATATGGTGTTTATCGACCTGTCATGACACCGAATGGAGTGTTCGTTTTCGCAAGAGACCCTGAGTCCAGTGAACAAGTGTGGAGCGCAACAGTTGGCTATCCTGGAGATTCCAGGTATCGAGAATTTTACAGAGATATCGGTTTCGACAGAGAGTTAGATTATATAAAAGATTATATAGATCCTTCGGGTGTGAGGGTGAACACGGGAATAAAGTATCACAAAATCACTTCAAAAAGCCTCGATGTTTCGCAGAAGGATTACTATGATATAGATGAGGCCATGGAAGCAGTTGAAGAACACGCGTGGGATTTTCTTCATAAGAAAGAGAGGCAAGTTGAAAATCTGATGAATGTGATGGATGTAGAACCTGTTATCGTGGCACCTTTCGATGCGGAACTTTTCGGACATTGGTGGTTCGAAGGGGTTCAATTCTTGAAAAGATTCTTTGAGCTTGTAAACGAATCCAGGCTTCTGAAGCTCGTCACCGCTTCTGAAGTCGTAGACAGTCTCGAAGAGGTTCAGATAGTAACCCCAGCGGATTCCAGTTGGGGAGCAGGAGGTTACTATGAAACTTGGTTGAACGGGACAAACGATTGGATCTACAGGCATCTTCACGAAATGATAGAGAGGATGGTTGATTTATCTAGAAAGTTCTACAATAGTGCAGATCCTCTAGTTGAAAGGGTTCTGAATCAGATGCTGAGAGAGCTCTTTTTGGCTCAATCGAGCGATTGGGCGTTCATAATGACCACGAGGACTAGTGTGGAATACGCAGTGAACAGAACGAGGCTGCATATAAAAAGATTCTTGGACCTTTACGATCAGCTCGTGAGTGGGAGAATAAACGAAAAAGTCTTGGAGTATTACGAATGGGTGGATGCCATATTTCCTGAGATAAATTTCAGAGTTATGGCGAGGGATGTCATTTGA
- a CDS encoding DUF4912 domain-containing protein, with the protein MKKNEILKWLDSNPTIQELKKFAKSLGLRVKKAMKKKEVIKLIRDHIENLSGVTSASSGTTPSKMKEIKVDLTLPRTYNKNKLVLMPVNPYVVFAYWDFDKETYHMMKQKSKEGRAIIRLYDVTFIRFDGTNAHRIFEYRLDEATLEAANFYFQVPMPKADYLSEMGYIDEEGKFVPVLRSNVVRTPAASPSTSSRERWYSLKDKKRRVVLSEGSLIKHVEKLRGVTSPSNPSGQGIMWEIFRSGR; encoded by the coding sequence ATGAAAAAAAACGAAATATTGAAATGGCTAGATTCAAACCCCACGATACAAGAGTTAAAAAAATTTGCTAAGAGTTTGGGTCTCAGAGTAAAGAAGGCTATGAAAAAGAAAGAAGTAATAAAACTCATAAGAGATCATATAGAAAATCTCTCAGGCGTGACAAGCGCTTCTTCTGGAACCACTCCTTCCAAGATGAAAGAGATCAAAGTAGATCTAACCCTTCCAAGAACCTATAACAAAAACAAACTCGTTTTAATGCCTGTTAATCCTTACGTTGTATTCGCTTATTGGGATTTTGATAAAGAAACATACCACATGATGAAACAAAAGTCAAAAGAGGGAAGAGCGATTATTAGACTCTACGATGTGACTTTCATAAGGTTCGATGGCACGAACGCACACAGAATATTCGAATACAGGCTCGATGAAGCAACGTTGGAAGCAGCCAACTTTTACTTTCAGGTTCCTATGCCGAAAGCAGACTATCTCTCAGAAATGGGATACATTGATGAAGAGGGAAAATTCGTTCCGGTTCTGAGATCCAACGTGGTAAGGACGCCAGCAGCGTCACCGTCAACCTCTTCGAGAGAAAGATGGTACAGCCTGAAAGATAAAAAGAGAAGAGTGGTTCTTTCCGAAGGTTCTCTCATAAAACATGTGGAGAAATTAAGGGGAGTGACTTCCCCAAGTAATCCATCGGGCCAAGGGATAATGTGGGAAATTTTCAGGAGTGGGAGGTAA
- a CDS encoding translation initiation factor eIF-2B: MRRVSDFLYRMNVEGSQEVQESLLDFIEKNHEKLLPNEIVKDIRNFCARKPMAVLEKVASFLEKNPSKEELKKFRMSIKASFNRTVEYAASFFKSKKILTLSNSKTLFQVFLKAKPLFVFVLESRPGGEGKVLVQSLQKEGIRAEVIDDLLAYKILKKVDLCAVGADYVDESGNVLNKIGSSVLAVLCRELKKPFLVIADPYKFGSRALEDTDVFEVVPSYLITAIITDPEGGTTC; the protein is encoded by the coding sequence GTGCGAAGAGTTTCAGATTTCTTATATCGAATGAACGTCGAAGGTTCTCAAGAAGTACAAGAATCACTTCTTGATTTCATTGAGAAGAATCATGAAAAACTACTTCCAAACGAAATAGTGAAGGATATAAGAAACTTTTGTGCGAGAAAACCTATGGCAGTTCTAGAAAAAGTCGCTTCTTTTTTAGAAAAGAATCCTTCTAAAGAAGAATTGAAAAAATTCAGAATGTCTATCAAAGCTTCTTTCAATCGAACAGTTGAATACGCTGCTTCTTTCTTCAAGAGCAAGAAGATACTCACTTTGAGCAACAGTAAAACTCTTTTTCAAGTCTTTCTCAAAGCAAAGCCCCTATTTGTGTTCGTTCTAGAATCACGTCCCGGTGGAGAGGGAAAAGTACTGGTACAATCTTTACAGAAAGAAGGGATAAGAGCTGAAGTAATCGATGATCTTCTCGCGTACAAAATTTTGAAAAAAGTAGATCTGTGTGCTGTGGGAGCGGATTACGTGGACGAAAGCGGTAACGTTTTGAACAAGATAGGTTCCTCAGTTCTTGCGGTTCTCTGTAGAGAGCTTAAGAAACCTTTCTTAGTGATAGCGGATCCTTATAAATTTGGATCCAGAGCACTTGAAGATACTGATGTATTCGAAGTAGTACCATCGTATTTAATAACTGCTATTATAACCGATCCTGAAGGAGGGACAACATGTTGA